One Deltaproteobacteria bacterium genomic window carries:
- a CDS encoding TIGR01777 family protein has protein sequence MRYFIMGGTGFVGRHLVEKILAGGDQAVLLVRPGSEPPAAKGLETITGNPFQAGAWAGKARSCDVVVNLVGSTIMTRWTAKARERIMATRVDSTRAAVQALGKEGTKTLLCANAIGFYGDGGDHEQTENTPAGTGFLAEICQAWQKEAEKAKNIGHRVCIMRFGAVLGPGGGALAKMLPPFRLGLGGPVGGGRQWFSWVHVQDVAEAIQFLAGEKSAQGVFNICAPDPVRNREFALALGRVLNRPAFLPFPGWVLRLAMGQASDVVLASQRCLPRRLQDAGFRFSQPSLVQALADIVNEQARGKTRSRRNGR, from the coding sequence ATGCGTTATTTCATCATGGGCGGGACCGGGTTCGTGGGCCGGCATCTGGTCGAGAAAATTCTGGCAGGCGGCGACCAGGCGGTTCTTCTGGTTCGGCCAGGATCGGAACCTCCGGCGGCCAAGGGCCTCGAAACCATCACAGGCAATCCATTTCAGGCCGGGGCCTGGGCCGGGAAGGCCCGAAGCTGCGACGTGGTCGTCAATCTGGTCGGATCGACCATCATGACCAGATGGACGGCCAAGGCTCGGGAGCGGATCATGGCCACCCGGGTCGATTCGACACGGGCAGCGGTCCAGGCCCTGGGCAAGGAAGGGACGAAAACGCTTCTTTGCGCCAATGCCATCGGCTTTTACGGAGACGGCGGCGACCACGAACAGACCGAGAACACTCCGGCTGGAACCGGATTCCTGGCCGAAATCTGTCAAGCTTGGCAGAAGGAGGCCGAGAAGGCCAAGAATATCGGCCACCGGGTCTGCATCATGCGTTTTGGGGCCGTGCTGGGCCCCGGCGGAGGGGCCCTGGCCAAGATGCTTCCCCCATTTCGACTGGGCTTGGGCGGGCCGGTTGGGGGTGGACGGCAATGGTTTTCCTGGGTCCACGTCCAGGATGTGGCCGAGGCCATCCAGTTCCTGGCAGGGGAAAAATCGGCCCAGGGGGTGTTCAATATCTGCGCCCCGGACCCGGTCCGCAACCGGGAGTTCGCCCTGGCGCTGGGCCGGGTCTTGAACCGGCCGGCGTTTCTGCCTTTTCCGGGCTGGGTCCTGCGCCTAGCCATGGGCCAGGCGTCCGATGTCGTCCTGGCCAGCCAGAGGTGTCTGCCCAGACGACTCCAAGATGCCGGGTTCCGGTTTTCCCAACCAAGTCTGGTGCAAGCCTTGGCCGACATCGTGAATGAACAGGCCCGGGGCAAGACCCGGTCAAGGAGGAACGGTCGATGA
- a CDS encoding universal stress protein, translating to MNRHLLLTVGSGHTHQHAPRFVKYFYSGESKPKTTIFFVAPTVDMDISTSRDPGHAVSEAETLVASYKRKGQRALDRAREDLVQAGFAKETIETKIKVRSFGTVLDIVQETGAGYYDAVVLGRRGLSMFEELIEQSVSRKILEEEIDFPIWICKEPLPESKNVLLCADGSEQSLRMADHVGFMLEGVTGHDVTILHIDRGNGDKEAALSQARAEILSNGFPADRIREVVLESGQIGPTILGYAEENGFAAVAMGTTGAGKKSGIWPFVGSACLHVLKNMKHLCLWVSK from the coding sequence ATGAACAGACATCTGCTCTTGACGGTTGGTTCTGGGCACACGCACCAGCACGCTCCTCGGTTTGTGAAATATTTTTATTCCGGGGAATCCAAGCCCAAGACGACCATCTTTTTCGTCGCCCCGACTGTGGACATGGACATTTCCACTAGCCGGGACCCGGGCCATGCCGTGTCCGAGGCCGAAACCTTAGTGGCCTCCTACAAGCGCAAGGGCCAGAGGGCCTTGGACAGGGCCAGGGAGGATTTGGTCCAGGCCGGTTTCGCCAAGGAAACCATTGAGACCAAGATCAAGGTCAGGAGTTTCGGAACGGTTTTGGACATCGTCCAGGAGACCGGGGCCGGGTACTACGACGCCGTGGTGCTTGGGCGTCGGGGGCTGTCCATGTTCGAAGAACTCATCGAGCAGAGCGTCAGTCGGAAGATCCTGGAGGAGGAAATCGATTTCCCCATCTGGATCTGCAAGGAGCCCCTGCCCGAGAGCAAGAACGTCCTTCTGTGCGCCGACGGCTCCGAACAGAGTTTGCGCATGGCCGATCACGTCGGGTTCATGCTTGAGGGGGTCACGGGGCACGACGTGACCATTCTGCACATCGACCGGGGCAATGGGGACAAGGAGGCGGCCCTGTCCCAGGCCAGGGCCGAGATTCTGTCCAACGGGTTCCCGGCGGATCGGATCCGCGAGGTGGTTCTTGAGTCCGGACAGATCGGGCCGACCATCCTGGGTTACGCCGAGGAAAATGGGTTCGCGGCCGTGGCCATGGGAACCACCGGCGCGGGCAAGAAATCCGGGATCTGGCCCTTTGTGGGCTCGGCCTGTCTGCACGTGCTCAAGAACATGAAACATCTCTGTCTGTGGGTCAGCAAGTAG